One Malus domestica chromosome 11, GDT2T_hap1 genomic region harbors:
- the LOC139189558 gene encoding uncharacterized protein, with the protein MERYYNKQCLNPSPNIPDSPSLPSNIPGSPPPPSNIPSSPPSSISGSAQQSEVTELDEILANLPADPGLRRGSGSDVFIEKGFTNWRKGPENFRVHKGGVGSLHNKAMQQAKDLMTQKQHIKTFMIKQTDEARVNYHTLLRGALDCTRWLLRQGLAFRGHNESLKSSNRALVFVAKENEDVANFFINASSLVNLIGWSCKRGDAFREKQQEQIQKALDIGNLETVNNFASFDKAKIVRLAQLYPQDFDHMDLMNLPVQLDNYIHNMKVHSEFSSLRGISDLAKELVKIGRCETYMLVYKLLTLALVLPVATALVERAFSAMKIVKTPLHNKMGDQ; encoded by the exons ATGGAACGATACTATAATAAACAATGCTTAAATCCTTCTCCAAATATTCCGGATAGTCCTTCtcttccttcaaatattccgggTAGTCCTCCTCCACCTTCAAATATTCCGAGTAGTCCTCCTTCGAGTATTTCGGGTAGTGCACAACAAAGTGAGGTTACTGAGTTGGATGAAATATTAGCTAATCTTCCTGCAGACCCTGGACTGAGAC GTGGTAGTGGAAGTGATGTCTTCATTGAAAAAGGGTTTACAAATTGGAGGAAAGGACCCGAAAATTTTCGAGTCCATAAGGGAGGTGTTGGAAGTCTTCATAATAAAGCTATGCAACAAGCTAAAGACTTGATgacacaaaaacaacacattaaaacatttaTGATCAAGCAAACTGATGAAGCTCGCGTTAATTATCACACTTTACTGAGGGGAGCACTTGATTGCACAAGGTGGTTGTTGCGACAGGGTTTGGCTTTTCGTGGGCACAATGAATCTTTGAAATCGAGCAATAGGG CTCTTGTATTCGTGGCAAAGGAAAATGAGGATGTTgccaatttcttcatcaatgctAGTAGTTTGGTGAATCTTATTGGATGGTCATGCAAGCGTGGTGATGCATTTAGAGagaaacaacaagaacaaattcAGAAAGCTCTTGATATTGGTAATCTTGAAACGG tgaataattttgcatcttttgacaAAGCAAAAATTGTTCGTTTAGCCCAACTTTATCCTCAAGATTTTGATCATATGGACCTCATGAATCTTCCAGTTCAACTTGACAATTACATTCATAATATGAAGGTGCATAGTGAGTTTTCATCGTTGAGAGGAATTAGTGATCTTGCAAAAGAGTTAGTGAAGATCGGGAGGTGTGAAACCTATATGTTAGTGTACAAGCTTCTTACATTGGCTTTGGTGTTACCAGTTGCAACCGCTTTGGTGGAGAGagctttttctgctatgaagattgtgaaaacaccattgcataacaaaatgggagatcaatga
- the LOC103448973 gene encoding type I inositol polyphosphate 5-phosphatase 4, giving the protein MRDENSKKSKLSWPKTLVKKWFNIKSKAEDFDADDAVYGGVNGEWRNNHSEREACTIKKSKTERLSKRHSDRIRRGKIDMEASQVTDVHNYRIFVATWNVAGKSPPSCLNLQDWLHTSPPADIYVLGFQEIVPLNAGNVLGTEDIAPAKKWLALIRKTLNNLPGTSGAFHTPSPVTDPIVELDADFEGSAREKASSFFHRRSFQSLSRSMRMDNDMSMPQPRLDRRFSVCDRVMFGHRSSDYDPNYRWGSSDDENVPDDSPVLTHYSPMSNSGSFSMEDRDRQLGHSRYCLVASKQMVGIFLTVWVKSDLRDDVRNLKVSCVGRGLMGYLGNKGSISISMSLHQTSFCFICTHLTSGQKEGDELRRNSDVMEILRKTRFPRVDDMGDENSPQTILDHDRIIWLGDLNYRIALSYRSAKALVEMRNWRALLENDQLRIEQIRGRVFEGWNEGRIYFPPTYKYLNNSDRYAGDDRHTKEKRRTPAWCDRILWYGRGLHQLSYVRGESRFSDHRPVYGVFLAEVESINRSRIKKSMSCSSSRIEVEELLPHSHAYTGLNFY; this is encoded by the exons ATGAGAGATGAGAATTCCAAGAAAAGCAAG CTTTCATGGCCCAAGACACTGGTCAAAAAATGGTTCAACATCAAGAGCAAAGCCGAGGACTTCGATGCAGACGACGCCGTTTACGGAG GTGTTAATGGAGAGTGGAGGAACAACCATTCAGAGAGGGAAGCATGCACAATCAAGAAAAGCAAAACAG AAAGATTGAGCAAGAGGCACTCGGATAGAATCCGGCGGGGTAAGATTGATATGGAAGCATCACAGGTTACAGATGTGCATAATTACAG GATCTTTGTAGCTACATGGAATGTGGCTGGAAAATCTCCTCCGAGTTGTTTGAATCTTCAAGATTGGCTTCATACCTCTCCTCCTGCTGATATTTATGTTCTTGG GTTCCAAGAAATAGTTCCTTTGAATGCCGGCAATGTTTTAGGCACGGAAGACATTGCGCCGGCTAAGAAGTGGTTAGCTCTTATAAGGAAGACTCTAAATAATCTTCCTGGAACAAGCGGTGCTTTCCATACACCTTCGCCAGTAACTGATCCAATTGTAGAATTAGATGCGGACTTTGAGGGATCGGCAAGGGAGAAGGCCTCCTCTTTCTTTCATCGCAGGTCCTTTCAATCCTTGAGCCGCAGCATGAGAATGGACAATGACATGTCAATGCCGCAACCCAGACTTGATAGGCGATTCAGTGTTTGTGATCGGGTTATGTTCGGGCACAGATCAAGTGATTATGATCCCAATTACAGATGGGGTTCCTCTGATGATGAGAATGTACCTGATGATTCACCTGTTCTGACACATTATTCACCAATGTCCAACAGTGGGTCTTTCTCAATGGAGGATAGAGATAGACAGCTAGGCCACTCGAGATACTGCTTGGTTGCCAGCAAGCAAATGGTTGGTATATTTTTGACAGTGTGGGTAAAAAGTGATCTTCGAGATGATGTTCGCAATTTGAAAGTGTCTTGTGTTGGAAGAGGATTAATGGGCTATCTTGGAAATAAG GGTTCAATTTCCATTAGCATGTCTTTGCATCAAACAAGTTTTTGCTTCATCTGTACTCATCTCACCTCTGGGCAAAAGGAAGGAGATGAACTTCGTAGAAATTCCGATGTCATGGAGATCCTTAGGAAGACAAGGTTTCCTCGGGTTGATGACATGGGAGATGAAAACTCTCCTCAGACTATACTAGACCACGA TCGAATTATTTGGCTGGGGGATTTGAATTATCGCATTGCCCTTTCTTACCGCTCTGCAAAAGCTCTTGTCGAGATGCGCAACTGGAGGGCATTGTTAGAGAATGACCAG CTACGCATAGAGCAAATAAGAGGACGCGTCTTTGAGGGATGGAATGAAGGGAGGATATATTTCCCTCCTACATACAAGTATCTAAATAATTCAGATCGGTATGCAGGCGATGATAGGCACACCAAGGAGAAGCGAAGAACTCCAGCATG GTGTGATCGTATATTATGGTATGGAAGAGGCCTCCACCAATTGTCTTATGTTCGTGGGGAGTCAAGATTCTCAGATCATAGGCCAGTCTACGGTGTATTTCTGGCGGAGGTTGAGTCTATTAACCGTAGCCGAATCAAGAAAAGTATGAGTTGTTCCAGTTCCAGAATCGAGGTAGAGGAGCTGTTGCCACACTCCCATGCATACACCGGCCTCAATTTTTATTGA